Below is a genomic region from Rouxiella chamberiensis.
CCTTCCAGCAGCATGATGTCGATGCCTGGGCGATTTGGGATCCCTACTATTCCGCAGCCGCCAGCCACGGCGGAACCCGTGTCCTGATTGACGGCACCACGCTCAACCAGACCGGCTCCTTCTATCTTGCGCCGAAGAAATTTACCGAGGCCAATCCGGCGTTTATTTCTGCCGTGTTGCAGGTGCTTTCCAAAGCCAACAGCCTTATCAAATCCGAACCGCAACAGAGCATTCAGGCGCTGTCGGCCTCGACCGGTCTGCCGGAAAAAGTGATAGCCACTTACTTCTCGCATCTGCCCGATGAGCCGATTACGCCGGTCGATGCCCGTACCGAAAAATTGCAGCAGGCCACAGCAGACCTGTTCTACGCCAATCGTCTGCTGCCGAAACCTGTCGAGATCAAGGACCGCATCTGGCGCGCGCCTGCTCTCTGAACCCGTTTGAATAACCGTTTATTCACCCGAATTGCCAGCTCGCCCAGTGCGACGACATAACAAGGAATATCACATGAGTCTGAACGTATTTTGGTTTTTACCTACTCACGGCGACGGTCATTATCTGGGCACTGACGAAGGTGCGCGGGCCGTTGATCACGGTTATCTGACGCAGATTGCGCAGGCGGTGGACCGTCTGGGTTTTGGCGGCGTGCTTATTCCGACCGGGCGTTCATGTGAAGATTCCTGGCTGGTGGCGGCCTCTCTGATCCCGGCCACCCAGCGACTGAAATTTCTGGTGGCGCTGCGTCCCGGCATTATCTCGCCGACGCTTGCCGCCCGTCAGGCCGCGACGCTGGACCGCCTGTCCAACGGCCGTGCGCTGTTTAATCTGGTGACCGGTGGCGATCCGGATGAGCTGGCCGCCGAAGGCCTGTTTTTGAATCACGAAGAGCGCTACGAAGCCTCCGCCGAGTTTACCCACATCTGGCGAAAAGTGCTGGAAGGCGAAACGGTGACCTTCGAGGGCAAACATATCAGCGTGAAAAACGCCAGCCTGCTGCATCCGCCGGTGCAAACCCCGCGCCCGCCGCTCTATTTTGGCGGTTCCTCCGAAGCCGCACAGGAGCTGGCCGGCGAACAGGTTGAGCTTTATTTAACGTGGGGTGAACCGCTGGCGCAGGTTAAAGAGAAGATTGAACAGGTACGCGCCAAGGCCGCCAAACATGGTCGTAGCGTGCGTTTTGGTATTCGTCTGCACGTGATTGTGCGTGAAACCACCGAAGAAGCGTGGAAGGCAGCGGACCGTTTAATCGCCAATCTCGACGATGAAACCATCGCCAAGGCGCAGGCAAAATTTGCCAAAACCGACTCTGTCGGCCAGCACCGCATGGCGGCGCTTCACGGCGGCAACCGCGACAAGCTGGAAATCGCCCCGAACCTGTGGGCAGGCGTGGGTCTGGTGCGCGGCGGTGCCGGTACGGCGCTGGTAGGCGATGGCCCCACGGTGGCCGCCAGAATGCAGGAATATGCCGATTTGGGCATCGACACCTTTGTGCTGTCGGGTTATCCGCATCTGGAAGAAGCTTACCGCGTCGGCGAACTGCTGTTCCCGCATCTGGATCTGGCAAAAGACGAGCAGCCTATGCCTTCCACGCACCGTGCCATCGAAGCGCGTGGCGAGCTGGTTGCGCACGGTTTTGCGCCGCAGCGCGTGGCCGAAAGTTAAGGAATTCGCATGAGCAAACAATCTGAACGTTGGCTAAATCGACTCAGCCCCTGGGTGCTGCCGGTGGTGTTGATTGGCGGCTGGCAGTTGGCGGTCGAGGCCGGTCTGCTTTCCAACCGCATTCTGCCTGCGCCAAGCGCGGTCGTGGAAGCCTTCTGGACGCTGGCGAAATCCGGCGACCTATGGGCAAACCTGAAAATCAGTACCTTCAGGGCGCTGACAGGCTTTGTGATTGGCGGCAGCATCGGTTTGCTGCTGGGCTTCATCACCGGCCTGTCGCGCTGGGGCGAACCGCCTGCTGGACAGCTCGATGCAGATGCTGCGCAACATTCCGCATCTGGCGCTTATCCCGCTGGTTATTCTGTGGTTCGGCATCGACGAGTCCGCCAAGATTTTCCTGGTGGCGCTGGGCACGCTGTTCCCTATCTATCTCAATACCTATCACGGCATTCGCAATATCGACCGCGGCCTGCTGGAGATGTCGCGCAGTTACGGGCTGTCGGGTTTCCCGCTGTTCGCGCAGGTGGTATTACCCGGCGCACTGCCGTCGATTATGGTCGGCGTGCGCTTTGCGCTGGGCTTTATGTGGCTGACGCTGATTGTGGCGGAAACCATCTCCGCCAACTCTGGCATTGGTTATCTGGCGATGAATGCCCGTGAATTCCTGCAAACCGATATCGTGGTCGTCGCGATTGTGCTCTACGCCATTCTCGGCAAGCTGGCGGACATGCTGGCCCGCGGGCTTGAGAGCGTCTGGCTGCGCTGGCATCCGGCCTATCAGAAAAAACACGGAGAAACCGCATGAGCGAACCGACTCGAATTCCGCAGGGCACGCCGGTGTCGCTCGCGGGCATCGTCAAGAAATACGGTGAGCGCACCGTCCTGAAAGACATCAACCTACGCA
It encodes:
- the ssuD gene encoding FMNH2-dependent alkanesulfonate monooxygenase, yielding MSLNVFWFLPTHGDGHYLGTDEGARAVDHGYLTQIAQAVDRLGFGGVLIPTGRSCEDSWLVAASLIPATQRLKFLVALRPGIISPTLAARQAATLDRLSNGRALFNLVTGGDPDELAAEGLFLNHEERYEASAEFTHIWRKVLEGETVTFEGKHISVKNASLLHPPVQTPRPPLYFGGSSEAAQELAGEQVELYLTWGEPLAQVKEKIEQVRAKAAKHGRSVRFGIRLHVIVRETTEEAWKAADRLIANLDDETIAKAQAKFAKTDSVGQHRMAALHGGNRDKLEIAPNLWAGVGLVRGGAGTALVGDGPTVAARMQEYADLGIDTFVLSGYPHLEEAYRVGELLFPHLDLAKDEQPMPSTHRAIEARGELVAHGFAPQRVAES